One genomic segment of Agromyces intestinalis includes these proteins:
- a CDS encoding aspartate/glutamate racemase family protein: MTKIAVLHTSFVFVKTDPLFDELMQELVPDAEVVHFVDSDVLATVIRDDGISDESTERMVHLAEAAEAAGADLIFSACSSLGPALDVAAQRVSVPVVKVDDAMAHEAAARASRIGVLATVPTTLGPTSDLIAKHAAELGREVTTTPRLAEGAFDILVAGDRARHDELVVTAARALADEVELLVLAQASMSRLAERIEQETGMPVLVSPRLGVGQLAERAHELGS, encoded by the coding sequence ATGACCAAGATCGCGGTGCTGCACACGAGCTTCGTGTTCGTGAAGACCGACCCGTTGTTCGATGAGCTCATGCAGGAGCTCGTGCCCGATGCCGAGGTGGTGCACTTCGTCGACTCCGACGTGCTCGCGACGGTGATCCGCGACGACGGCATCTCCGACGAGAGCACCGAGCGCATGGTGCACCTCGCCGAGGCCGCCGAGGCGGCCGGTGCCGACCTCATCTTCTCGGCCTGCTCGTCGCTCGGGCCCGCGCTCGACGTCGCCGCCCAGCGGGTGAGCGTGCCGGTCGTGAAGGTCGACGACGCGATGGCGCACGAAGCCGCCGCTCGGGCGTCGCGCATCGGCGTGCTCGCGACGGTGCCGACGACGCTCGGCCCGACGTCCGACCTCATCGCGAAGCACGCGGCCGAGCTCGGGCGCGAGGTGACGACGACGCCTCGCCTCGCCGAGGGCGCCTTCGACATCCTCGTGGCCGGCGACCGCGCACGCCACGACGAGCTCGTCGTCACCGCGGCGCGCGCGCTCGCCGACGAGGTGGAACTGCTCGTGCTCGCCCAGGCGTCGATGTCGCGGCTCGCCGAGCGCATCGAGCAGGAGACCGGGATGCCGGTGCTCGTGAGTCCACGGCTCGGCGTCGGCCAGCTCGCCGAGCGGGCGCACGAACTGGGTTCGTGA
- a CDS encoding sugar phosphate isomerase/epimerase family protein, translating to MVHPTVSLQLYSVRDALEADPAGTIDRVAALGFTAVESGFKALTAHPELVDAIHRNALATPTMTSPLFRVADREPVWALAKRLGAHTVVETFIPEAHWTSADDVDAIAAELNASASEASAHDLRVGYHNHWWELETRFDGVQAMELLIDRLDPAVILEIDAYWVAVGGEDAVAFVARHADRIRYLHLKDGPIDRENAHQRPAGTGAMPLRELIAAATSLEGVVVEFDAYDGDVFAACEQSRVHLTSLVEAIEVRA from the coding sequence GTGGTCCATCCAACCGTCTCCCTGCAGCTCTACAGCGTGCGCGACGCGCTCGAGGCCGACCCGGCCGGCACGATCGACCGGGTCGCCGCGCTCGGATTCACCGCGGTCGAGTCGGGCTTCAAGGCGCTCACGGCGCATCCCGAGCTCGTCGACGCGATCCATCGCAACGCGCTCGCGACGCCGACCATGACCTCGCCCCTCTTCCGGGTCGCCGACCGCGAGCCCGTCTGGGCGCTCGCGAAGCGGCTCGGCGCGCACACGGTCGTCGAGACCTTCATTCCCGAAGCGCACTGGACGAGCGCCGACGACGTCGACGCCATCGCGGCCGAGCTCAACGCGTCGGCGTCCGAGGCATCCGCCCATGACCTTCGCGTCGGCTACCACAACCACTGGTGGGAGCTCGAGACGCGCTTCGACGGCGTGCAGGCCATGGAGCTGCTGATCGACCGGCTCGACCCCGCCGTGATCCTCGAGATCGACGCGTACTGGGTCGCCGTCGGCGGCGAGGACGCGGTCGCGTTCGTGGCCCGCCACGCCGACCGCATCCGCTACCTGCACCTGAAAGACGGTCCGATCGACCGCGAGAACGCGCACCAGCGACCGGCCGGCACCGGCGCGATGCCGCTGCGCGAGCTCATCGCCGCCGCCACCTCGCTCGAGGGCGTCGTCGTCGAGTTCGACGCCTACGACGGCGACGTGTTCGCCGCATGCGAGCAGAGCCGGGTGCACCTCACCTCGCTCGTCGAGGCGATCGAGGTGCGCGCGTGA
- a CDS encoding mandelate racemase/muconate lactonizing enzyme family protein, which produces MRITGFEVFPFANPTPEIGGPVWMFVRLDTDAGISGYGEIFTSSLYSPPLTVARVIADFVEEFAIGEHPGRTERFVHRVYNSHYTRSGDLAKFAIASGVEIAMWDILGKALGCPVHELLGGRMRDAVRMYSYISPPAGHDSDAFWTDDAAIAARCAELVDTGFTALKLDPFPLLTSDDDLAGQVVPVQPTERQLAEAERIVAAVHAGVAGRASVIIGTHGQFTASGAVRVARRLERFDPLWFEEPVPPELPVEMAEVARHTGIPIAAGERLAGKAGFAALARLNAANIFNLDVTQVGGLLESKKIAALAEANGIQVTPHVFGGPLVAAASLQLALTLPNLLVMEGNGVYDGTYADLLVDPIDWRDGSLHPSDRPGMGHDLNEDYAHAHAVADESFQYRRPPRSYR; this is translated from the coding sequence ATGCGCATCACCGGCTTCGAGGTGTTCCCGTTCGCCAATCCCACGCCCGAGATCGGCGGCCCGGTCTGGATGTTCGTGCGGCTCGACACCGACGCCGGCATCTCGGGGTACGGCGAGATCTTCACCTCGTCGTTGTACTCGCCGCCGCTCACGGTCGCGCGGGTGATCGCCGACTTCGTCGAGGAGTTCGCGATCGGCGAGCACCCCGGCCGCACCGAGCGATTCGTGCACCGCGTCTACAACAGCCATTACACGCGCAGCGGCGACCTCGCGAAGTTCGCGATCGCGAGCGGCGTCGAGATCGCGATGTGGGACATCCTGGGCAAGGCGCTCGGATGCCCCGTGCACGAGCTGCTCGGCGGTCGGATGCGCGATGCGGTGCGCATGTACAGCTACATCTCACCGCCCGCGGGGCACGACTCCGACGCGTTCTGGACCGACGATGCCGCCATCGCCGCGCGCTGCGCCGAACTCGTCGACACCGGCTTCACCGCGCTGAAGCTCGACCCGTTCCCGCTCCTCACGAGCGACGACGACCTCGCCGGCCAGGTCGTGCCCGTGCAGCCGACCGAGCGGCAGCTGGCCGAAGCCGAGCGCATCGTCGCCGCCGTGCACGCCGGCGTGGCCGGGCGCGCCTCGGTCATCATCGGCACGCACGGGCAGTTCACCGCGTCGGGCGCCGTGCGCGTGGCCCGCCGGCTCGAGCGCTTCGACCCGCTCTGGTTCGAGGAGCCGGTGCCGCCCGAGCTGCCCGTCGAGATGGCCGAGGTCGCCCGACACACGGGCATCCCGATCGCGGCCGGCGAACGCCTCGCCGGCAAAGCCGGCTTCGCGGCGCTCGCGCGCCTGAACGCGGCGAACATCTTCAACCTCGACGTGACGCAGGTCGGGGGTCTGCTCGAATCGAAGAAGATCGCCGCGCTCGCCGAGGCGAATGGCATCCAGGTGACCCCGCACGTGTTCGGCGGACCGCTCGTCGCGGCCGCATCGCTGCAGCTCGCCCTCACGCTGCCGAACCTGCTCGTCATGGAGGGCAACGGCGTCTACGACGGCACCTACGCCGACCTGCTCGTCGACCCCATCGACTGGCGAGACGGCTCGCTGCATCCCTCCGACCGCCCCGGCATGGGTCATGATCTGAACGAGGACTACGCGCACGCACACGCGGTCGCCGACGAGTCGTTCCAGTACCGCCGCCCGCCGCGGTCGTACCGATGA
- a CDS encoding HpcH/HpaI aldolase family protein, translating to MNPPVNEFKRRLLAGERQVGIFATMADASLVELLAARGFDWIVIDTEHAPTDPAGVLDRLRVLDAAHAEAIVRPTWNDPVLVKRLLDIGARTLLFPSIGTADAAALAVASTRYPPEGIRGVSGITRAAGYGRDRGYLRAAAAELCVIVQLETAEGLANLDAIAAVPGVDAVFIGPSDLAASMGHPGDAGHPDVQAAVDGAFARLAELGMPAGYLTLRLDEARERMRQGIAFAGVASDTSIVQLGVDALFAALEFTPLEFTPHSDRSRSTP from the coding sequence GTGAACCCGCCCGTCAACGAGTTCAAGCGACGGCTGCTGGCCGGCGAGCGGCAGGTCGGCATCTTCGCGACCATGGCCGACGCTTCGCTCGTCGAGCTGCTCGCCGCACGCGGGTTCGACTGGATCGTGATCGACACCGAGCACGCGCCGACCGATCCGGCCGGCGTGCTCGACCGGCTGCGGGTGCTCGACGCCGCGCACGCCGAGGCCATCGTGCGGCCGACATGGAACGACCCGGTGCTCGTCAAGCGGCTGCTCGACATCGGCGCGCGCACGCTGCTGTTCCCCTCGATCGGCACGGCGGATGCCGCGGCGCTCGCCGTGGCATCCACGAGGTATCCGCCTGAGGGCATCCGCGGCGTCTCGGGCATCACCCGCGCGGCCGGCTACGGCCGCGACCGCGGCTACCTGCGGGCCGCGGCGGCCGAGCTGTGCGTCATCGTGCAGCTCGAGACCGCCGAGGGGCTGGCGAACCTCGACGCGATCGCCGCGGTGCCGGGCGTCGACGCCGTGTTCATCGGCCCGAGCGACCTCGCGGCCTCGATGGGGCACCCGGGCGACGCGGGCCATCCCGACGTGCAGGCCGCCGTCGACGGCGCGTTCGCCCGGCTCGCCGAGCTCGGCATGCCGGCCGGGTACCTGACCCTGCGGCTCGACGAGGCCCGCGAACGGATGCGGCAGGGCATCGCGTTCGCCGGCGTCGCGAGCGACACGTCGATCGTACAGCTCGGCGTCGATGCGTTGTTCGCGGCGCTCGAGTTCACGCCGCTCGAGTTCACGCCGCACTCCGACCGATCGAGGAGCACCCCATGA
- a CDS encoding Gfo/Idh/MocA family protein — translation MSGRVGVGVIGAGTISNQYLRNMTAFPDLDVVIVGDLFEDKAAEQAAAYGVPESGAPDSVLNHPDVDLVVNLTIPQAHAEVSSAALAAGKHVFSEKPFATSREAGRALLEQADAAGLRIGGAPDTFLGAGLQTARRIIERGDIGTPLTGLTLFEVPGPVDDHRNLEVLLSRGAGPLWDMGPYYLTALSQVFGSFASVVASARTARPQRTLLVGPKAGQVHDVQVPTHVSVLADFAGGAESVTTLSWDSPHRRVGHVEIVGTEATLVIPDPNEFDGTLRIKRKGDDDWTDVPATGAVGGRGLGPLDIARSIAAGVPHRASGLLAYHVLDVMASVSESLERRAWVDVASEVPPTPAIPEDWDPYAATL, via the coding sequence GTGAGCGGGCGCGTCGGCGTCGGCGTGATCGGCGCGGGCACGATCAGCAACCAGTACCTGCGCAACATGACGGCGTTCCCCGACCTCGACGTCGTCATCGTCGGCGACCTCTTCGAGGACAAGGCCGCCGAACAGGCCGCCGCCTACGGCGTGCCCGAGTCGGGCGCGCCCGACTCGGTGCTGAACCACCCCGATGTCGACCTCGTCGTCAACCTGACCATCCCGCAGGCGCACGCCGAAGTGTCGTCGGCCGCGCTCGCGGCGGGCAAGCACGTGTTCAGCGAGAAGCCGTTCGCGACCTCCCGCGAGGCGGGCCGAGCGCTGCTCGAGCAGGCGGACGCCGCGGGGCTGCGCATCGGCGGCGCCCCCGACACATTCCTCGGCGCCGGCCTGCAGACCGCCCGTCGCATCATCGAACGCGGCGACATCGGCACCCCGCTCACCGGACTCACCCTGTTCGAGGTGCCGGGCCCGGTCGACGACCACCGCAACCTGGAGGTGCTGCTCTCCCGCGGTGCGGGGCCGCTCTGGGACATGGGGCCCTACTACCTGACCGCGCTCAGCCAGGTGTTCGGGTCGTTCGCCTCGGTCGTCGCGTCGGCCCGCACCGCGCGCCCGCAGCGCACGCTGCTCGTGGGCCCGAAGGCGGGGCAGGTGCACGACGTGCAGGTTCCGACGCACGTGAGCGTCCTCGCGGACTTCGCCGGAGGCGCCGAGTCGGTGACCACGCTGAGCTGGGACTCGCCGCACCGCCGCGTCGGCCACGTCGAGATCGTGGGCACCGAGGCGACACTGGTCATTCCCGACCCCAACGAGTTCGACGGCACGCTGCGCATCAAGCGCAAGGGCGACGACGACTGGACCGACGTGCCGGCGACCGGCGCCGTGGGCGGCCGCGGCCTCGGGCCGCTCGACATCGCCCGCTCGATCGCGGCGGGCGTGCCGCACCGCGCATCGGGCCTGCTCGCCTATCACGTGCTCGACGTCATGGCCTCGGTGTCGGAGTCCCTCGAGCGTCGCGCGTGGGTGGATGTCGCGAGCGAGGTTCCCCCGACTCCCGCGATCCCCGAGGACTGGGACCCGTACGCCGCGACGCTGTAA
- a CDS encoding SMP-30/gluconolactonase/LRE family protein, whose translation MSDDWRPARRLPDPAVRVVDERFRPYVLGLAKVERIATGCRWAEGPVWFGDQRSLFWSDVPGDRILRWDEATGETTVFRTPSDYSNGNTRDTAGRLVTCEHGTRRVTRTEYDGTRTVLADGYDGHRLNSPNDVVVSSDGAVWFSDPAFGILGDYEGFRAESELPTHLYRVAPDGSLDAVADLAYPNGLAFSPDERTLYVVESRSQPRRRIVAFDVDLEAGRLSGQRVFVDAGDGIPDGLRLDEDGNLWCGWSGGEGLDGVRVFAPDGTLIGAIDLPERCANLAFGGRSLNRLFMTATNSVYALYVNTRGAR comes from the coding sequence ATGAGCGACGACTGGCGCCCGGCCCGGCGACTTCCCGACCCCGCCGTGCGCGTGGTCGACGAGCGGTTCCGCCCCTACGTGCTCGGGCTCGCGAAGGTCGAGCGCATCGCCACGGGCTGCCGCTGGGCCGAGGGCCCGGTGTGGTTCGGCGACCAGCGGAGCCTCTTCTGGAGCGATGTGCCGGGCGACCGGATCCTTCGCTGGGACGAGGCCACCGGCGAGACGACCGTGTTCCGCACGCCGTCGGACTACTCGAACGGCAACACCCGCGACACCGCCGGGCGGCTCGTGACCTGCGAGCACGGCACCCGCCGGGTCACGCGGACCGAGTACGACGGCACCCGCACCGTGCTCGCCGACGGCTACGACGGGCACCGGCTGAACTCGCCCAACGACGTCGTCGTGTCGAGCGACGGCGCGGTCTGGTTCAGCGACCCGGCGTTCGGGATCCTGGGCGACTACGAGGGGTTCCGGGCCGAGTCCGAGCTGCCGACGCACCTCTACCGCGTCGCCCCCGACGGGTCGCTCGACGCCGTCGCCGACCTCGCGTACCCCAACGGGCTCGCGTTCTCGCCCGACGAACGCACCCTCTACGTCGTCGAGTCGAGGTCGCAGCCGCGGCGCCGCATCGTCGCGTTCGACGTCGACCTCGAGGCCGGGCGTCTGTCGGGTCAGCGGGTGTTCGTCGATGCCGGCGACGGCATCCCCGACGGTCTGCGCCTCGACGAGGACGGCAACCTGTGGTGCGGCTGGAGCGGCGGCGAGGGGCTCGACGGCGTGCGGGTATTCGCACCCGACGGCACCCTCATCGGCGCGATCGACCTGCCCGAGCGGTGCGCGAACCTCGCGTTCGGCGGCCGCAGCCTCAACCGCCTGTTCATGACCGCGACCAACTCGGTCTACGCCCTGTACGTCAACACCCGCGGCGCGCGCTGA
- a CDS encoding MFS transporter has product MTAPGDAPPGATEPIPVVGDPIRLRDTFAALRVFNYRLYFIAQVFANTGGWMQRVAIDWLVLELTGDVALVGLTVSLQFAPSLLFGAWAGVVSDRFPRRRVLIVTQSVGVVVNAVLATLVLTGTVQTWQVLVAAGVLGTSIAIDAPSRAAFITEMVGPGRLRNAISLNAGVFHLGGLVGPAVSGAMIVVIGSGWSIAVNACTAAVAVSALLVMRRGELRPAPRAVRARGQIREAIRYAASKPTIRWPIVLLAFVSVFGMNLPVLLAAAADDRYATGAAGYGLYSSLAALGAFAGALASARRRTVRLRGLVAAAVVYGLVTAFAGLAPWYGAFLAALVGLGVARLLFATGAEAMTQLSTNLAIRGRVMSFYLMVLLGGQAVGGVLIGWICERFGPQTGFVVAGAVPAIAALVIGFGLARSRDLRVVFDLRRWRSPLRIEPRRR; this is encoded by the coding sequence ATGACCGCGCCCGGCGACGCGCCACCCGGTGCGACCGAGCCCATCCCCGTGGTCGGCGATCCGATCCGGCTGCGCGACACGTTCGCGGCCCTGCGCGTGTTCAACTACCGGCTCTACTTCATCGCGCAGGTCTTCGCGAACACCGGCGGCTGGATGCAACGGGTCGCGATCGACTGGCTCGTGCTCGAGCTCACGGGCGACGTCGCCCTCGTCGGGCTCACCGTGAGCCTGCAGTTCGCGCCGAGCCTGCTGTTCGGAGCCTGGGCCGGGGTCGTCTCCGACCGGTTCCCGAGGCGCCGCGTGCTCATCGTGACGCAATCGGTCGGCGTGGTCGTGAACGCGGTGCTCGCGACGCTCGTGCTGACCGGCACGGTGCAGACCTGGCAGGTGCTCGTCGCGGCGGGCGTGCTCGGCACCTCGATCGCGATCGACGCGCCGAGTCGAGCCGCCTTCATCACCGAGATGGTCGGGCCGGGCCGGCTGCGCAACGCGATCAGCCTGAACGCCGGCGTGTTCCACCTCGGCGGGCTGGTCGGCCCGGCCGTCAGCGGCGCCATGATCGTCGTGATCGGCTCGGGATGGTCGATCGCGGTCAACGCGTGCACCGCGGCCGTCGCCGTGTCGGCACTGCTCGTGATGCGCCGCGGCGAGCTCCGGCCCGCGCCGCGGGCCGTCAGGGCGCGCGGCCAGATCCGCGAGGCGATCCGGTACGCGGCGTCGAAGCCCACCATCCGCTGGCCGATCGTGCTGCTCGCGTTCGTCTCGGTGTTCGGCATGAACCTGCCGGTGCTGCTCGCCGCGGCCGCCGACGACCGCTACGCGACGGGCGCCGCGGGCTACGGGCTGTACAGCTCGCTCGCCGCGCTCGGCGCCTTCGCGGGGGCGCTCGCCTCGGCCAGGCGCCGAACCGTGCGGCTCCGGGGGCTCGTGGCCGCCGCGGTCGTGTACGGGCTCGTCACCGCGTTCGCGGGCCTCGCGCCCTGGTACGGCGCGTTCCTCGCCGCCCTCGTGGGCCTCGGCGTCGCGCGGCTGCTGTTCGCGACCGGCGCCGAGGCGATGACACAGCTGTCGACCAACCTCGCCATCCGCGGGCGGGTGATGTCGTTCTATCTCATGGTGCTGCTCGGCGGGCAGGCCGTGGGCGGCGTGCTGATCGGCTGGATCTGCGAGCGGTTCGGCCCGCAGACCGGCTTCGTGGTCGCGGGCGCCGTGCCCGCGATCGCGGCGCTGGTGATCGGGTTCGGGCTCGCACGGTCGCGCGATCTGCGGGTCGTGTTCGACCTGCGGCGGTGGCGCAGCCCGTTGCGGATCGAGCCGCGGCGGCGCTGA
- a CDS encoding SDR family NAD(P)-dependent oxidoreductase, translating to MSDGGAMVLRNAGRVVLVTGAGAGIGRAIATAFLETGAIVGALDRDVADVPAGAEPIEADVTDDAGIEASVAAFGARHGRIDVLVSNAGVSYPATVTDGELADWTRVYDVNVLGMVRVTRAALPWLRRSEAASITLMGSCTVRTGLKRRVLYAGTKGAVEAMSRAMAADLVDEGIRVNCVAPGTVDTPLIGALIEAAPDPGAQRRAYDERQPTGVMVRPEEVARGVLYLSDADATSIVGSVLAIDGGLTSLKPLPL from the coding sequence ATGAGCGACGGGGGAGCGATGGTGCTGCGCAACGCCGGCCGGGTCGTGCTCGTCACGGGGGCGGGCGCGGGCATCGGCCGGGCGATCGCGACGGCATTCCTCGAGACCGGGGCTATCGTCGGCGCGCTCGACCGCGACGTCGCCGACGTGCCCGCCGGCGCCGAGCCGATCGAGGCGGATGTCACGGACGACGCCGGCATCGAGGCATCCGTTGCCGCCTTCGGCGCGCGCCACGGCCGCATCGACGTGCTCGTGAGCAACGCGGGCGTGAGCTACCCGGCGACCGTGACCGACGGCGAGCTCGCCGACTGGACACGGGTGTACGACGTCAACGTGCTGGGAATGGTGCGCGTCACGCGCGCCGCGCTGCCGTGGTTACGCCGGTCGGAGGCCGCGAGCATCACGCTCATGGGGTCGTGCACCGTGCGCACCGGGCTCAAGCGGCGGGTGCTCTACGCCGGCACGAAGGGCGCCGTCGAGGCGATGTCGCGCGCGATGGCCGCCGACCTCGTCGACGAGGGCATCCGCGTGAACTGCGTGGCACCCGGCACCGTGGACACACCCCTCATCGGCGCGCTCATCGAGGCGGCTCCCGACCCGGGCGCACAGCGTCGCGCCTACGATGAGCGCCAGCCCACCGGTGTCATGGTGCGCCCCGAGGAGGTCGCGCGCGGGGTGCTCTACCTGTCGGACGCGGACGCCACCTCGATCGTGGGCAGCGTGCTCGCGATCGACGGCGGCCTCACGAGCCTGAAGCCGCTGCCGCTGTGA